The sequence below is a genomic window from Petroclostridium xylanilyticum.
AGGCAATTGACGAGGGAATAGATGCTAAAACTATTCTCGAAGAAGGGCTTTTATCTGGTATGAGCATCATTGGTGAAAAGTTTAAAAATAATGAGGTTTATGTTCCGGAAGTTCTTATTGCAGCTAGAGCTATGAATGCAGGTACAGAGTTATTAAAGCCTTTATTGGTATCCAGCGGTGTTAAAGCTGTAGGAAAAGTTGTATTAGGTACTGTTAAAGGTGACCTCCATGATATCGGCAAGAATCTCGTTAGAATGATGATGGAAGGTAAGGGATTAGAGGTTATAGATTTAGGAATAGATGTTCCTGCCGAAAAATTTATTGCTGCTGCTAAAGAACAGGGTGCTCAAATTATTGCTTGTTCAGCCTTGCTGACAACAACCATGAATGAAATGAAAAATGTTGTAGAAGCAGCTAAGGAAGCAGGAATTAGAGATAGCGTTACAATTATGGTAGGTGGAGCACCTGTAACTGATAATTTCTGTAAGAGCATTGGTGCTGATATCTATACTCCAGACGCAGCTTCCGCCTCAGACGCAGCAGCTAATGTCTGCAAGGCTTCTTGAATTATTTGATTAACAAATATCATTAAATAAAAGGGTATGTAATTGCACATATCCTTTTATTATTTTACTTTCGTTATAATTTTCCATAAATCAAATAAATGTGCATTGTTAACAAATAGAATAAGTGTTATAATTTCTAGGTATAAATAAAAGCAGAAAAAGATATAAAAGGAAAAGTGAGACGAAATGAATGTAGTAGTGATGGGGATTGATCATTCAACGCCTATAGAAATTCGGGAAAAGGCTTCTTATACTTCAGAAAAGTTCCAGCGCGCCTGTGAGTATTTGGCGGGACAGGATGTCATAAAAGAATTTATTATTTTATCTACTTGTAACCGCAGTGAGATCTACTGCTGTACAGAAGAAGCAAGCCTATTACCAAAAATTCTTTTTGACT
It includes:
- a CDS encoding cobalamin B12-binding domain-containing protein, whose protein sequence is MSILNEISQYLQQGRAKNVKELVQKAIDEGIDAKTILEEGLLSGMSIIGEKFKNNEVYVPEVLIAARAMNAGTELLKPLLVSSGVKAVGKVVLGTVKGDLHDIGKNLVRMMMEGKGLEVIDLGIDVPAEKFIAAAKEQGAQIIACSALLTTTMNEMKNVVEAAKEAGIRDSVTIMVGGAPVTDNFCKSIGADIYTPDAASASDAAANVCKAS